One Zymoseptoria tritici IPO323 chromosome 3, whole genome shotgun sequence genomic region harbors:
- the Sfl1 gene encoding transcription factor (Putative with domains homologous to yeast SFL1 (Heat Shock Factor; HSF1) required for normal cell surface assembly and flocculence.) yields MASVGPALRRDPFASDSRGFGSPKAKKNIPILPSTLVGSGGDPMEVSQPQVSPMGPPTSSPTAGERAGEQQQAHSETPSTNGGSQQPVGAAAAAQQPKIVQTAFIHKLYNMLEDQTIQHLISWSNTNESFVMSPSSEFSKVLAQYFKHTNISSFVRQLNMYGFHKVSDVFHTGSPESPLWEFKHGAGNFKRGDLVGLREIKRRASRHALIHRDSFSAAPKMPAPQPPGTPLEAMPDPIEARLNVLEWNTQDLYSRLARTEEAYASVTSKCHNLLEGLARCHHWNNELSSHLLTMIPDTENPVHRDIAAMRHDIARHVDQLRTFEEHEPPLFAHKPSYFQPVQASTEPAMPVSPRQRPFDESRRPSLQGLPGLPRPSISRGAVPSYLQQASPRRFGSFGMGPGPSPYSPNRPAFPGPPPPPHTQPPPQQHPLANETTPPSNLPRRHTSADIRLQGWEGGQPPLAHLTQGTSPYASGQSSTAWPSSPRAPANSGDQQIRDALAQYELPRVVHPGSRPHSPGAIDPGAPTFTNSFAQPSYANSNDAGWQLPGPRFPFRGLETPGPPTRRSSMASNVHSLLNPADTAEREGEDEGGPDERKRKRVI; encoded by the exons ATGGCATCGGTCGGACCAGCATTGAGGAGAGACCCCTTCGCCAGCGATTCACGAGGCTTCGGCAGtccgaaggcgaagaagaacattCCCATCCTCCCGTCGACATTGGTCGGAAGCGGTGGCGATCCGATGGAAGTGAGCCAACCTCAGGTCTCTCCGATGGGTCCGCCCACGAGTAGCCCGACAGCCGGAGAAAGAGCAGGAGAGCAGCAACAGGCACACAGCGAGACGCCGAGCACAAATGGAGGGTCACAACAACCTGTTGGagccgctgctgctgctcaaCAGCCCAAGATCGTTCAGACAGCGTTCATACATAAGCTCTATAA CATGCTGGAGGACCAGACCATTCAACACCTAATATCATGGTCCAACACCAACGAGAGCTTCGTCATGTCGCCATCATCCGAATTCTCCAAAGTCCTCGC TCAATACTTCAAACATACCAAtatctcctccttcgtcaGACAGCTCAACATGTATGGATTTCATAAAG TCAGTGACGTTTTCCACACCGGATCCCCTGAATCGCCGTTGTGGGAGTTCAAGCATGGAGCTGGCAACTTCAAACGTGGCGACCTCGTCGGATTGAGAGAAATTAAACGAAGAGCGTCGAGGCACGCACTAATACATCGCGACTCGTTCTCGGCCGCTCCCAAAATGCCTGCTCCACAACCTCCTGGGACACCTTTGGAGGCAATGCCTGATCCTATCGAAGCACGTCTGAACGTACTGGAGTGGAACACCCAAGATCTATACTCGCGACTCGCGCGAACAGAAGAAGCGTACGCTTCGGTCACCTCGAAGTGCCACAACTTGCTTGAAGGACTCGCCAGATGTCACCACTGGAATAACGAACTGTCGTCGCACCTTCTTACCATGATTCCGGACACCGAGAACCCCGTCCACAGAGACATTGCTGCGATGCGACACGACATCGCTCGTCATGTTGACCAATTAAGAACGTTCGAAGAACATGAACCACCATTATTTGCACATAAGCCGTCATACTTCCAACCTGTACAGGCAAGCACGGAGCCCGCAATGCCAGTGTCGCCGCGGCAGCGCCCATTTGACGAGTCTCGACGACCGTCTCTACAAGGTCTACCAGGCTTGCCTCGTCCGAGCATATCACGAGGTGCTGTTCCATCATACTTGCAGCAAGCTTCTCCTCGAAGATTTGGCTCCTTCGGTATGGGCCCAGGCCCGAGCCCGTACTCGCCGAACAGGCCGGCATTTCCAGGTCCGCCACCGCCTCCCCACACACAACCTCCGCCTCAGCAACATCCTCTCGCGAATGAGACAACTCCGCCATCGAATCTTCCGCGCCGTCACACGTCAGCAGACATTCGGCTGCAGGGCTGGGAAGGAGGCCAGCCGCCACTCGCCCACCTCACGCAAGGTACATCACCATATGCTTCTGGACAATCCTCGACTGCATGgccatcctctcctcgcgcGCCTGCAAATTCTGGCGACCAGCAGATTAGAGATGCCTTGGCACAGTACGAACTGCCTCGCGTTGTTCATCCTGGCTCAAGACCACATTCACCCGGCGCGATTGACCCTGGAGCACCGACATTCACGAATAGCTTTGCACAGCCTAGCTATGCGAATAGCAACGATGCTGGCTGGCAGCTGCCCGGGCCTAGATTCCCGTTCCGAGGACTAGAAACGCCTGGTCCCCCGACTCGAAGAAGCAGTATGGCGAGTAACGTACACTCTTTGCTTAATCCGGCGGATACTGCGGAacgagaaggcgaggatgaAGGCGGACCTGAtgaaaggaagaggaagagggtaATCTAG